The Capra hircus breed San Clemente unplaced genomic scaffold, ASM170441v1, whole genome shotgun sequence sequence TTCGGtcctctggagcaggaggagTCGTGGCTGCTGCGCCGCCGGGCCCGCTCGGGCTCTGCTGGGGGTGCCGAGCTCTTCGGTTTTGAAACCATACCTAGGGGAGCAAAAAGGCAGACAGGCACATCAGAAGTCGTGAACGTCCAGATCACCGTGCCGGCGCCTGCGCCGCGCCCATTCGACAGCCCGCCTGGCCGCCCGGCCTCTGGTCTGTCAGGCCCAGGGCGGCTCCTGCAGGGCTGTTTTCTGCAAACCAATCCCTTGGCCCTGGGAGACGAGGGGGGTGCCCGCACGGCCCCAAGCGGCCCCAAGCCCTCCACTCAGCCCGCCGGCTTTCGGCCCCCTCCCCCCATGCcgcagcccagccccagccccagccccagccccagccccagccccagcccccagccccagccccagccccagccccagcctacgGGTATCCAGCTCCAAATGCTCGGCAGGGCTCAACCCTCCTGACTCCTGGGCCCTTGCGCTGGCGGGAGCACTTACCTGGATTCGAGGTTCTGGGATTCCCGTCTGACGAGCCAGTTCTTCCCTGGCGGCAATCCCCGGGAAGCGATCCCTCGTGAAGGCTTGCACAAGGATGCTTGTTTGGGAAGGAGAGATGACGGTCCTctttctccgggcctctcgggccgAGTCTCCTGCCAACGAGAGAACGCACCGAGAGGAGAGGACGTTACGGCCCGTGGAACGGTCTCAGCACAGATACCCCAGacggtgggcaggggagggggaggcccaCACACCTGAACCACCACAGGTGGCTctgcagccagggcagggccCTAAGGAATACAGCCACAGATGGATCGGGTGCCGGCACCCATCGtggatgcgtgcgtgcgtgcgtgcgtgcgtgcgtgtccctgtgtgtctctttcctcctccgcCCTTGCCGCCCAGTGCCCTGAGGCATGCCCCTCGGCCAAGGTTGCCTGGGCAGCCGGAGCCTAAAGTTCCCgacgggggctggggaggggggtgccaAGGAAGGGGGACCCAGTGCTGCCCGCCCACGCCGACTGGGGGCGTCGCGCCCCGATCTGGGACACTGACGGGGGCGGCAGCAACCGgatagccctgtttcctcctcttccccgcgccgccaccccacctcaccccacctcaccccaccccagcccccttggTTTTTCTGGTCCTCCCGTGGCCATCCACCGGCAGAGAGAATTCTCTGgcaagggggcgggggggggggttcgGGACCCCTCCTGGGGGACTTGCTTTTGGGAGAACGTTGGCTAAGTTACCTGGAGAGGAAGACTGAGGTCGAGGCGGGCGCGACGGTGGCGTGGGCGTGGACGTTGGCCCCGCTTCCCCTTCTCGGTGCACATATTCAGACGGCGGCGATCGGCTCTGCTTTGACCGTCTTCTGCGTTGGTTTTGGAACCAGACCTAGGGGCAAACAGAGAATTCCTTCTGAGGAGAGAGGCCGCCAGGTGCTTTCAGCCGACTCGGATCGGCATGGagagcctgaaagggagaacgggGGCAGAGACGGGGGCCTACCTGAACTCTGCTTTCGGCAATGCCAAGCTCCCGGGCCAGCCGTTCTCTGGTCGCTATCCCAGGGTAGGGGTTCCGTTGAAAGAGCGCTTGCAGGGCGTCCTTCTGGCTCAGCCTCAGAACGAGCCGCCTCCTTCGAGATCCTGTGGCGACGGGCCCTGTGCAAGAagagcagggagggcagagtctcAGAGCACACGGGGGAGGACTGGACGGCGGAGCCCAAGCGTGCTCCCCCTGTGCCTGAGCAAAGCCGGGAGCCCGGGGACGGGTGTGCATTTGGAAGTCACTTGGCGACACCCCGACAGCCAGGCTGAGAGGCAAGGGTGGTGgggacatcccccacccccacccaccccacgccGGCACGCAAGGAACACCAGCAAGCAGAAAGGAAACCAGACCCGGCCCCAAAACAAAGGCGGCAAGAAATCCCACCCGCCCCGTGTTTCCACCCGTCTGGGGGGGATGCCGGGGAGACGTCTCAATGGGGCTGCTCCCAGATTTCCCTCCATGACGATGCCAGTGGGAGGGAGCCTGGCTTCCCGGGGCTGACACGAGCAGAGGCCGTGTTTGCCATCACTAGGGGGAAGGGAACGGAAGGCAGAaggcactaggcccctgtgcagaggaagccactgaaggcggcaaagccacagagctcccgggctcccgttcccacaggaagatgtgaggataaagggcctcatcccagcacagcacccgctcccacccgcccccggcccccggcccccggcccccggcccccggcccccggcagcGCGCCCCCTGACACAACACCGTCTTCccggaaaagagaacggagaagccatgtgtgtgccaaaggagcaagacgaACGAACGatgcccacccccccccgccccccccctccgccttgggcacacctgacgcctgggAACCGCGGGCCCGTCCGATGGGTCCCCACCGTTCTCGGGCGGGGGggaggtcgacacgttggccgagaacccttgcccgggccacccgcaaatcccctgagacgtgatccgaccccagggaccgagggcaaacgtaccgcttgaggtgctggaggagccggacgaagccatggtgggagaggcactcgggcgcgctgcagactgctggcccagtgggcggggccccagcagctcaggactctggagagcgggaggcggctccgcccccattgacgtaagCAGGGTTTAGGtgcgtagatggagggggccgcccctggcctctttccaagcagagaccgtgaagggagtcccgtggagcgagtgggcttttcccgggcacggcccgTGCCCCAGACCGCCCAGGTccccgtcggggtgggcgggcagttcgggggactTCGGTTTGTGGCCGTCCCACGCAGcagggggggtgggatcaacccggggtggatcaatcaggggccctcagcagtgccaagggagctaacTGCCCgggaacgcccctaggtccctttgaagtgGCCGCCCacgccgccccccctccccccggcctcctttcccagcctgccttgccttccaaaccgccctggggtttcccgccttttcacattccgcaggtccctgggcctcgattgCCCCCCGCCGGCTCCTCCGAGGCGTTCCGGGACactggacgctctctccagcgcccccacctagatccctcgctgttccCGCCTCCGTTTcccgcctgcccctccccaactcctccgtgcgctgctcttggcgtcctttccctacagcagtcccagagcgccacccccgagggctttgagttgcctggagcccaaggctccggccagagacctgaggggccagcgtctggaccggcagctcacgccatttggggcttttctcatgtggagcctgaggcccgcaccgccCCAggcaacccccgcccccccccccccccgcccagcgcAAGTGCCCTGGCGATACCCGCCCCAGGGGACAGtctaccccctactgtggggaaggaggttccactAAGCCAAGGAAGCAACACGGGGGATGGACGAGGAGAGGCGCGTCTCCTTTCGCTGTGAACAGAGTGAGTCGAACCAGGGCAGCACGCCCCCAACCGTCTCGGGCAGTGTAGTCTTTCGGCCACCCGGGTTTCTAAACCCACCACGGGGGTTCACACGGGAACAGGCAGGGTGTCCGTATGGACTTCGAAACCACTGGGTCGATGCGTTCCGGGACGGGTTTGCAAGTACAGAACGTCTGTCCGTCTGCGGGTGACCGGAGGATGCTGGTGGCAGGGCGGGCTCAGTCACCCCATACTGGGAGGAGGGGTCAGAGAGAGGCAcggaggggactggcctttgctggcgTACCGGGCACGTGTGTACACGTGGACATGGTCGAGAAAACGGCTGTGCGGGTAGGTccctcctgctggctcagaggctcTGACCTCCGGACACCCGCCCAGAGCAGGCACCTTGAAACCGAGGGCAACGTGTCCGTGACGCAGCGTTTTAGGGATACCTGCAGGGGTCTCCCGGGGGCTTGACGCTGAGTCCCAGGCGCGGGCtccgcaccccctcccctcccccgaccccccccCACCGTACCccaactctccctgcctcccgccctccctctccctccctctctcccttcacccccactctctcccttcgccccccaccctctcccgcCACCCACTcgccccctcccaccttgcaTCTCCCAACCTTTCCGCCTTTTCACTCCCCCTGTCTCCCGCTCCCCCTCCGTCTGCTGCTCCTGGCGTAGGGAAGGAGTTCTCCTGGGTGGACTGCTGGAAGGGCGGGACCAGAAGACAGACGAGCCAGACCCCAAAGCACCTGTGCAGGGCACGGGGGTTTCCCTCTTGGGTCCACGGAATGGTCCCTCTGAGGCAGCCTCTCGGTCACTGCCATGCAGGGATTACTTGAGGCTTCAGATAAGGGTGTCCCCCtgtttgggggtggggcccagctctGGGCGGGGGGCTTGTCCCCAGAGTGGTTGGTAGACATCCCGGCGGggttctctcctcttcccacacaccaaacctccccccaccccggcttCCCCGAGCATCCCAGGCAAGGAGACCTGAAcgtgggcagggggagaaggcgccccctcccttcctctccctctaagccccagggcctggggagcctggcagcatGTCGAGGAGGGCCTGGTAATCCTCCTCACTGAGGGGTGCTTCCAGGGTGGCCTCAACCCCCTCGTCCCCCGCAGGGGCCCCCGGAGGAGACCAGGGCGTGTCCCGGGTGGCCGTGGCAGCCAGGATTTCCTCTAGGAGGCTGGGTGACCCGGGGAAGGCTGGGTGGGCCCCCGCGACGACAGGAGAGGACCCCGGGAAAGGACCCGGCGAGCCCGGGATGCCCGGGGCAGCCAGGAGCGCGTCTTGGAGGCTGGGTGAGCCTGGGAGGGCGAGGCGTGCCCGTTCACCGGCACAGGGCCCCAGGGAAGGCCCCGGCGTGGCGCGGATGCCGGTGGCAGCCAAGATTTCCTCTAAGAGGCTGGGTGTGCCAGCGAGAGCTGCCTGTTGCGCTGCGACGGCAGAGGGCCCCGGGGAAGGCCCCGGCGAGGCGGGGGCGCCCGCGGCCGCCAAGAGCTCGTCGAGGAGGCTGGGTGCGCCTGGCAGGGCCGGGTCCACCCCGTGGTCGGCAGCGGCCCCCGGGGAAGGCCCCGGCGAGGCGGGGACGCCCGCGGCCGCCAAGAGCTCGTCGAGGAGGCTCGTCGAGCTTGGGAGGCTGCGGGGCTGGGGCTGTGGCTCTAGCGGAGGGGCCGCGCCTTCCCCGTAGGGTGACCCCGGCCAGCGCGGGATGTGTGCCTCCGGCTGTCCAGGCGGCAGGATGGCCCCTTGCCCAGGCTGCCCGGGGGCCGTGACGGCAGGGGAGCGCGCGGCCCAGGGAACTGCTACCTGGGCAGGAGGTGGTGGCTTCCCACTTGGCTGGAGAGCCACCGGGCTGGGCTGGACCATGAAGATCATCAACGGCTGGCCCACACAGACCCCAGAGGCAGTCCCGGGCACCCAGAAGGCGGGGGCCCCGAACGGAGCAgctgcggccgccgccgccgccgagggtGGCATGCTCTCCTGTGGCGGGGAGGGGCgaaggggaggagaggtgctCTGGACAGCGGGTGGGGCCCTTCGGtcctctggagcaggaggagTCGTGGCTGCTGCGCCGCCGGGCCCGCTCGGGCTCTGCTGGGGGTGCCGAGCTCTTCGGTTTTGAAACCATACCTAGGGGAGCAAAAAGGCAGACAGGCACATCAGAAGTCGTGAACGTCCAGATCACCGTGCCGGCGCCTGCGCCGCGCCCATTCGACAGCCCGCCTGGCCGCCCGGCCTCTGGTCTGTCAGGCCCAGGGCGGCTCCTGCAGGGCTGTTTTCTGCAAACCAATCCCTTGGCCCTGGGAGACGAGGGGGGTGCCCGCACGGCCCCAAGCGGCCCCAAGCCCTCCACTCAGCCCGCCGGCTTTCGGCCCCCTCCCCCCATgccgcagccccagccccagccccagccccagccccagccccagccccagccccagccccagccccagccccagccccagcctacgGGTATCCAGCTCCAAATGCTCGGCAGGGCTCAACCCTCCTGACTCCTGGGCCCTTGCGCTGGCGGGAGCACTTACCTGGATTCGAGGTTCTGGGATTCCCGTCTGACGAGCCAGTTCTTCCCTGGCGGCAATCCCCGGGAAGCGATCCCTCGTGAAGGCTTGCACAAGGATGCTTGTTTGGGAAGGAGAGATGACGGTCCTctttctccgggcctctcgggccgAGTCTCCTGCCAACGAGAGAACGCACCGAGAGGAGAGGACGTTACGGCCCGTGGAACGGTCTCAGCACAGATACCCCAGacggtgggcaggggagggggaggcccaCACACCTGAACCACCACAGGTGGCTctgcagccagggcagggccCTAAGGAATACAGCCACAGATGGATCGGGTGCCGGCACCCATCGtggatgcgtgcgtgcgtgcgtgcgtgcgtgcgtgtccctgtgtgtctctttcctcctccgcCCTTGCCGCCCAGTGCCCTGAGGCATGCCCCTCGGCCAAGGTTGCCTGGGCAGCCGGAGCCTAAAGTTCCCgacgggggctggggaggggggtgccaAGGAAGGGGGACCCAGTGCTGCCCGCCCACGCCGACTGGGGGCGTCGCGCCCCGATCTGGGACACTGACGGGGGCGGCAGCAACCGgatagccctgtttcctcctcttccccgcgccgccaccccacctcaccccacctcaccccaccccagcccccttggTTTTTCTGGTCCTCCCGTGGCCATCCACCGGCAGAGAGAATTCTCTGgcaagggggcgggggggggggttcgGGACCCCTCCTGGGGGACTTGCTTTTGGGAGAACGTTGGCTAAGTTACCTGGAGAGGAAGACTGAGGTCGAGGCGGGCGCGACGGTGGCGTGGGCGTGGACGTTGGCCCCGCTTCCCCTTCTCGGTGCACATATTCAGACGGCGGCGATCGGCTCTGCTTTGACCGTCTTCTGCGTTGGTTTTGGAACCAGACCTAGGGGCAAACAGAGAATTCCTTCTGAGGAGAGAGGCCGCCAGGTGCTTTCAGCCGACTCGGATCGGCATGGagagcctgaaagggagaacgggGGCAGAGACGGGGGCCTACCTGAACTCTGCTTTCGGCAATGCCAAGCTCCCGGGCCAGCCGTTCTCTGGTCGCTATCCCAGGGTAGGGGTTCCGTTGAAAGAGCGCTTGCAGGGCGTCCTTCTGGCTCAGCCTCAGAACGAGCCGCCTCCTTCGAGATCCTGTGGCGACGGGCCCTGTGCAAGAagagcagggagggcagagtctcAGAGCACACGGGGGAGGACTGGACGGCGGAGCCCAAGCGTGCTCCCCCTGTGCCTGAGCAAAGCCGGGAGCCCGGGGACGGGTGTGCATTTGGAAGTCACTTGGCGACACCCCGACAGCCAGGCTGAGAGGCAAGGGTGGTGgggacatcccccacccccacccaccccacgccGGCACGCAAGGAACACCAGCAAGCAGAAAGGAAACCAGACCCGGCCCCAAAACAAAGGCGGCAAGAAATCCCACCCGCCCCGTGTTTCCACCCGTCTGGGGGGGATGCCGGGGAGACGTCTCAATGGGGCTGCTCCCAGATTTCCCTCCATGACGATGCCAGTGGGAGGGAGCCTGGCTTCCCGGGGCTGACACGAGCAGAGGCCGTGTTTGCCATCACTAGGGGGAAGGGAACGGAAGGCAGAaggcactaggcccctgtgcagaggaagccactgaaggcggcaaagccacagagctcccgggctcccgttcccacaggaagatgtgaggataaagggcctcatcccagcacagcacccgctcccacccgcccccggcccccggcccccggcccccggcccccggcccccggcagcGCGCCCCCTGACACAACACCGTCTTCccggaaaagagaacggagaagccatgtgtgtgccaaaggagcaagacgaACGAACGatgcccacccccccccgccccccccctccgccttgggcacacctgacgcctgggAACCGCGGGCCCGTCCGATGGGTCCCCACCGTTCTCGGGCGGGGGggaggtcgacacgttggccgagaacccttgcccgggccacccgcaaatcccctgagacgtgatccgaccccagggaccgagggcaaacgtaccgcttgaggtgctggaggagccggacgaagccatggtgggagaggcactcgggcgcgctgcagactgctggcccagtgggcggggccccagcagctcaggactctggagagcgggaggcggctccgcccccattgacgtaagCAGGGTTTAGGtgcgtagatggagggggccgcccctggcctctttccaagcagagaccgtgaagggagtcccgtggagcgagtgggcttttcccgggcacggcccgTGCCCCAGACCGCCCAGGTccccgtcggggtgggcgggcagttcgggggactTCGGTTTGTGGCCGTCCCACGCAGcagggggggtgggatcaacccggggtggatcaatcaggggccctcagcagtgccaagggagctaacTGCCCgggaacgcccctaggtccctttgaagtgGCCGCCCacgccgccccccctccccccggcctcctttcccagcctgccttgccttccaaaccgccctggggtttcccgccttttcacattccgcaggtccctgggcctcgattgCCCCCCGCCGGCTCCTCCGAGGCGTTCCGGGACactggacgctctctccagcgcccccacctagatccctcgctgttccCGCCTCCGTTTcccgcctgcccctccccaactcctccgtgcgctgctcttggcgtcctttccctacagcagtcccagagcgccacccccgagggctttgagttgcctggagcccaaggctccggccagagacctgaggggccagcgtctggaccggcagctcacgccatttggggcttttctcatgtggagcctgaggcccgcaccgccCCAggcaacccccgccccccccccccccccgcccagcgcAAGTGCCCTGGCGATACCCGCCCCAGGGGACAGtctaccccctactgtggggaaggaggttccactAAGCCAAGGAA is a genomic window containing:
- the LOC108634742 gene encoding double homeobox protein 4C-like; this translates as MASSGSSSTSSGPVATGSRRRRLVLRLSQKDALQALFQRNPYPGIATRERLARELGIAESRVQVWFQNQRRRRSKQSRSPPSEYVHREGEAGPTSTPTPPSRPPRPQSSSPGDSAREARRKRTVISPSQTSILVQAFTRDRFPGIAAREELARQTGIPEPRIQVWFQNRRARHPQQSPSGPGGAAATTPPAPEDRRAPPAVQSTSPPLRPSPPQESMPPSAAAAAAAAPFGAPAFWVPGTASGVCVGQPLMIFMVQPSPVALQPSGKPPPPAQVAVPWAARSPAVTAPGQPGQGAILPPGQPEAHIPRWPGSPYGEGAAPPLEPQPQPRSLPSSTSLLDELLAAAGVPASPGPSPGAAADHGVDPALPGAPSLLDELLAAAGAPASPGPSPGPSAVAAQQAALAGTPSLLEEILAATGIRATPGPSLGPCAGERARLALPGSPSLQDALLAAPGIPGSPGPFPGSSPVVAGAHPAFPGSPSLLEEILAATATRDTPWSPPGAPAGDEGVEATLEAPLSEEDYQYGVTEPALPPASSGHPQTDRRSVLANPSRNASTQWFRSPYGHPACSRVNPRGGFRNPGGRKTTLPETVGGVLPWFDSLCSQRKETRLSSSIPRVASLA
- the LOC108634741 gene encoding double homeobox protein 4-like protein 4, which codes for MASSGSSSTSSGPVATGSRRRRLVLRLSQKDALQALFQRNPYPGIATRERLARELGIAESRVQVWFQNQRRRRSKQSRSPPSEYVHREGEAGPTSTPTPPSRPPRPQSSSPGDSAREARRKRTVISPSQTSILVQAFTRDRFPGIAAREELARQTGIPEPRIQVWFQNRRARHPQQSPSGPGGAAATTPPAPEDRRAPPAVQSTSPPLRPSPPQESMPPSRAAAAAAAPFGPPPSGATAPAPQPPKLDEPPRRALGGRGRPRLAGAFPGAAADHGWTRPCQAHPASSTSSWRPRAPPPRRAFPGALCRRS